One window of Papaver somniferum cultivar HN1 chromosome 9, ASM357369v1, whole genome shotgun sequence genomic DNA carries:
- the LOC113311491 gene encoding uncharacterized protein LOC113311491, producing the protein MCKYFAASLAGEALKWFEGLPIESVSSFHHLQNIFLGQYVSNNPSRPGIETAFRLRRRTNESLRHPTTRWRTMFSEMGRRVDERHLILAFINALFATDLLYTQIFRIKDTITMSELREFQEEYIALEEKQRDMESYPVAISDSKGGNTSLLPRLTNDIVSTSQGNHGRNSAQMEQKLVAMGSADQAEFDKEYKDKQLQNLGGTDAFQPGSFAGQQTHYNKKTGRMPRNLPPQPPQGNTYAKEKDRNTFVIEVGAKEKNLYYEIPGGGESHECPLVVRLGINLKPLEEDEEKNKKNTWAINMILIDTGSSVDILFYHTYKTMGGRDDELIPSIYKIYGLDIESPYNALIGRPWMHGILAVASTFHQCIKFPLPQGVGIIRGDTVESKNCQEIDVDKCEV; encoded by the exons ATGTGCAAATATTTTGCTGCAAGCTTAGCAGGTGAAGCTTTGAAGTGGTTTGAAGGACTACCTATAGAATCTGTTAGTTCGTTTCATCACTTACAAAATATCTTTTTGGGGCAATACGTAAGTAATAATCCAtcaagaccagggattgagacTGCATTCAgacttcgcagaagaacaaatgagagtttgcgtcatcCAACGACGCGTTGGAGAACCATGTTTAGTGAAATGGGAAGACGGGTGGATGAGCGACATCTTATTCTTGCATTCATTAACGCTCTCTTTGCAACAGATCTATTATACACCCAAATTTTCAGAATAAAGGATACAATAACAATGTCGGAgctgcgcgaatttcaagaagaatacatagcaCTTGAGGAAAAGCAAAGAGACATGGAGTCTTACCCTGTCGCAATATCTGATTCGAAAGGTGGAAATACAAGTTTACTTCCGAGGCTGACAAATGATATTGTGAGTACATCGCAAGGAAATCACGGAAGAAATAGTGCACAAATGGAACAAAAGTTAGTGGCTATGGGCAGTGCAGATCAAGCAGAGTTTGATAAAGAGTACAAAGACAAGCAACTTCAAAATCTTGGAGGTACTGATGCATTTCAACCAGGAAGTTTTGCAGGACAACAAACACATTATAACAAGAAAACTGGAAGGATG CCAAGGAATTTGCCACCACAACCACCTCAAGGAAATACGTATGCAAAGGAAAAGGACAGGAATACATTTGTTATTGAAGTGGGTGCGAAGGAAAAGAATTTATATT ATGAAATACCAGGAGGAGGAGAATCGCATGAGTGTCCACTGGTGGTGCGATTGGGAATTAATCTGAAGCcattggaagaagatgaggaaaaaaataagaaaaacaccTGGGCGATAAATATGATACTTATAGATACTGGCAGTTCTGTAGATATTCTGTTTTATCATACATATAAAacaatgggtggaagagatgatgagttaATCCCTTCAATATACAAAATCTATGGAT TGGATATTGAATCGCCTTATAATGCTCTCATTGGAAGACCATGGATGCATGGTATATTAGCTGTTGCATCAACATTTCATCAATGCATCAAGTTTCCTTTACCTCAGGGTGTTGGCATTATAAGAGGAGATACAGTTGAAAGTAAAAATTGCCAAGAAATTGATGTTGACAAATGCGAAGTATGA
- the LOC113311492 gene encoding glycine-rich cell wall structural protein 1-like, with protein MEERAIQRWWWCCCCGGIGGGSDGDSGGGGGVDGGGGGGDGDSGGGSGRGGDGDDGGVGGGCSSGSVGDGDGRGGGGSGGDGGSDGDW; from the exons ATGGAAGAGAGGGCCATCCAACG gtggtggtggtgctgctgctgcggTGGTATTGGTGGTGGCAGCGATGGTGatagtggaggtggtggtggcgttgatggtggtggtggtggcggcgatggtGATAGTGGCGGTGGTAGTGGTAGAGGCGGCGATGGCGATGacggtggtgttggtggtggttgttCTAGTGGTAGTGTTGGGGATGGTGATGGTAGGGGTggcggtggtagtggtggtgatggtggcagCGATGGTGATTGGTGA